In a genomic window of Bacteroidota bacterium:
- a CDS encoding YegS/Rv2252/BmrU family lipid kinase — protein MPKIPVFFRKVLERRTLIFHNAFAAKGKNRFALAKITTLLQQEGITHRVVETIADVEANRYKLTKAYEEFNPTEIWVSGGDGTLHLFINSLPENMWHLPVAVIPSGTGNDLIKNYTGKPAFENCLAIALNGSPQPVDVWQCNNRLFIHGFGVGFDGRIVESMMHSPSWFSGFLAYYYHVIRHLFTYREQVFTLTANGNTVSFPCFMVTVANSTTFGGGFKITPKAIITDNLLDVCAIHKVSIIKRGRCLKMVEKGKHLHLPILNYFTADKVVLKLPQTMPAHIDGELFYDDNFEIAPFAKKLHIKMPTP, from the coding sequence ATTCCAAAAATCCCCGTATTTTTTCGCAAAGTTTTGGAACGCCGTACCCTCATATTCCACAATGCGTTTGCCGCTAAAGGAAAAAACCGCTTTGCACTTGCAAAAATTACCACCCTTTTGCAGCAAGAAGGTATTACCCACCGTGTAGTAGAAACCATTGCAGATGTAGAAGCCAACCGCTACAAGCTTACAAAAGCGTATGAAGAGTTTAATCCCACTGAAATTTGGGTAAGCGGCGGCGACGGTACCCTGCATTTATTTATAAACTCGCTGCCGGAAAATATGTGGCACCTGCCCGTAGCGGTAATCCCTTCCGGCACGGGTAATGATTTAATTAAGAATTATACGGGTAAACCGGCTTTTGAAAACTGTTTGGCCATTGCCCTAAACGGCAGCCCGCAACCCGTTGATGTATGGCAGTGCAATAACCGCTTATTCATACATGGGTTTGGGGTGGGGTTTGATGGTAGAATAGTTGAGAGCATGATGCACAGTCCTTCGTGGTTTAGCGGTTTCTTGGCCTACTATTACCACGTAATCAGGCATTTGTTTACCTACCGCGAGCAGGTATTTACCCTTACTGCAAACGGTAACACAGTTTCGTTTCCTTGCTTTATGGTTACCGTTGCTAATAGCACCACGTTTGGCGGCGGTTTTAAAATTACTCCAAAAGCTATTATTACCGACAATTTACTGGATGTTTGCGCTATTCATAAAGTAAGCATTATCAAACGCGGACGTTGCCTTAAAATGGTTGAAAAAGGAAAACACCTGCACTTACCCATCTTAAATTATTTTACTGCCGATAAGGTTGTGTTGAAGCTTCCGCAAACAATGCCTGCCCATATTGACGGAGAATTGTTTTACGATGATAATTTTGAAATAGCCCCCTTTGCCAAAAAGCTGCACATAAAAATGCCCACCCCATGA
- a CDS encoding aldose 1-epimerase family protein, which yields MITIKNEYLTATINPLGAELKSLKNLKTGFEYLWQADPAYWNRSAPILFPIVGEVKNGTYRVDGNEYSLSRHGFARDSVFEITKHTNDEVLLTLKSNPETVKKYPFEFEFSVSYLLQENSILTTFTIHNPSTQNIYFSVGAHPGFNLPAKQLKDYYIEFEKPETLERWLLKDNVFSGETETVVSNSNRLPLTASLFDKDAIVFKNMASKKLNLKSFSGDFTLTMDFDGFPYFGIWTKPNCHEFVCLEPWCGLADNANFEGEFKGKEGVIVLSPNNTFTRQFSVEINN from the coding sequence ATGATTACCATAAAGAATGAGTATTTAACAGCAACAATTAACCCTTTGGGTGCTGAATTAAAAAGCTTGAAAAACTTAAAAACGGGCTTTGAATATCTGTGGCAAGCCGACCCTGCCTACTGGAATCGTAGCGCACCCATTCTTTTCCCCATTGTGGGGGAGGTGAAAAACGGGACTTACAGGGTTGATGGTAACGAATACTCATTGAGCAGGCACGGTTTCGCCCGCGATAGTGTGTTTGAAATAACTAAACACACCAACGATGAAGTTTTATTAACACTAAAAAGCAATCCTGAAACCGTAAAGAAATACCCTTTTGAATTTGAATTTTCTGTTAGTTATCTTTTACAAGAAAACAGCATACTAACCACATTTACTATTCACAATCCAAGCACACAAAACATATACTTTTCAGTGGGTGCACACCCGGGTTTTAACTTGCCTGCAAAGCAACTGAAAGACTATTACATTGAATTTGAAAAACCTGAAACACTTGAGCGTTGGCTGTTAAAAGACAATGTTTTTTCGGGCGAAACCGAAACGGTAGTTAGTAATTCAAACCGCTTACCATTAACGGCTTCTTTGTTTGATAAAGATGCTATCGTGTTTAAAAATATGGCTTCGAAAAAGTTGAATTTGAAAAGCTTTAGCGGTGATTTCACATTAACAATGGATTTTGATGGCTTCCCCTATTTCGGCATCTGGACCAAACCCAACTGCCACGAGTTTGTTTGCTTAGAGCCTTGGTGCGGACTGGCTGATAATGCCAACTTCGAGGGAGAATTTAAGGGGAAAGAGGGGGTTATTGTATTAAGCCCTAACAATACATTCACAAGGCAATTTTCTGTAGAAATAAACAATTAG
- a CDS encoding 4'-phosphopantetheinyl transferase superfamily protein codes for MPIVLQKYLNDTTEMAVWKITESVEELRKLLWMFAHEEFKFESRNLHWLASRVVLQELLKTESSQPLLLLKMPNGRPYIEGLDCRISLSHSGIYAAAIKSTTGSVGIDIEETTERIKKIARKFINDYEWQYLEGENDLETMYLLWAGKEAIFKWYGDGGVDFKHHMKILLPLANGAHSVDAILSKNGEQKLTLHTTLMDDDYRLCWVF; via the coding sequence GTGCCTATAGTGCTGCAAAAATACCTGAATGATACCACCGAAATGGCGGTGTGGAAAATTACAGAGAGCGTTGAAGAATTGCGCAAGCTGCTTTGGATGTTTGCACACGAGGAATTTAAGTTTGAAAGCCGCAACCTGCATTGGTTAGCCAGCAGGGTGGTATTACAGGAATTGCTGAAAACAGAAAGCTCCCAGCCTTTACTGCTTTTGAAAATGCCTAACGGCAGGCCTTATATTGAAGGGTTGGATTGCCGCATCAGTCTTAGCCATTCAGGCATTTATGCTGCCGCCATTAAAAGCACCACGGGTAGTGTGGGTATTGATATTGAAGAGACGACTGAACGGATTAAAAAAATCGCCCGTAAGTTTATTAACGATTACGAATGGCAATATCTTGAAGGGGAAAACGACCTTGAAACGATGTATTTGTTGTGGGCAGGTAAGGAAGCTATTTTTAAATGGTACGGCGATGGCGGAGTGGATTTTAAGCACCACATGAAAATATTGCTGCCTCTTGCAAACGGTGCTCACTCTGTGGATGCCATACTATCAAAAAACGGGGAGCAAAAGCTAACACTACACACCACTTTGATGGACGATGATTATCGCCTTTGCTGGGTGTTTTAG
- a CDS encoding glycosyltransferase family 2 protein, producing the protein MPQPRVAAVILNYNTRKWLEAFLPAALKTRYDNFEVIVADNASTDDSVEFLRQYYPQIRVIQLPVNYGFAGGYNECLKQVEADYFILLNSDVEVTPNWVQPVIDLMETDAVIAACQPKILSYHHKERFEYAGAAGGYLDTLSYPFCRGRIIDHTEVDANQYDTVEEVFWASGAAMFIRSEKYFEAGGLDADFFAHMEEIDLCWRLKNHGYKIMVQPASVVHHVGGGTLSRQNPRKTFLNFHNCMAMMVKNMNGTGLLWKLPLRFLMDDAAALMFLVYGNWRDTLAVFKAHTTFTLQIGKWIKRRSEYKAYKTHPHNNTGVYHKSIVFDFFIRRIKEFSKLGL; encoded by the coding sequence ATGCCACAGCCAAGGGTAGCCGCCGTAATATTAAACTATAACACACGTAAATGGCTCGAGGCATTTTTGCCTGCGGCGCTGAAAACCCGTTACGATAATTTTGAGGTAATTGTGGCAGATAATGCCTCAACCGACGACTCGGTCGAGTTTCTACGCCAATACTATCCACAGATACGCGTTATACAACTACCCGTAAACTACGGTTTTGCCGGGGGGTATAACGAATGCCTTAAACAAGTAGAGGCGGATTACTTTATCCTGCTGAACAGTGATGTGGAAGTTACTCCAAATTGGGTGCAACCCGTTATTGATTTAATGGAAACCGACGCAGTCATTGCGGCCTGCCAACCTAAAATACTATCCTACCACCACAAGGAGCGGTTTGAATATGCAGGAGCAGCGGGTGGCTACCTTGATACGCTTTCGTACCCTTTTTGCCGCGGTCGTATTATTGACCATACCGAGGTTGATGCCAATCAGTACGACACTGTTGAAGAAGTGTTTTGGGCCAGTGGGGCAGCCATGTTTATCCGTTCTGAAAAGTATTTTGAAGCGGGTGGATTGGATGCCGACTTTTTTGCCCACATGGAAGAGATTGACCTTTGCTGGCGATTGAAAAACCACGGGTATAAAATTATGGTGCAACCGGCATCAGTAGTGCACCACGTAGGCGGAGGAACACTATCTAGGCAAAACCCGCGCAAAACTTTTTTAAACTTTCATAACTGCATGGCCATGATGGTAAAAAACATGAACGGCACAGGATTGTTGTGGAAGTTACCGCTTCGGTTTTTAATGGACGATGCCGCCGCACTTATGTTTTTGGTGTACGGTAATTGGCGCGATACGCTGGCGGTGTTTAAAGCCCATACCACATTTACCCTGCAAATTGGTAAATGGATAAAACGCCGTAGTGAATACAAAGCCTATAAAACCCACCCCCACAACAATACAGGTGTTTATCACAAAAGCATCGTGTTCGATTTCTTTATCCGCAGGATAAAAGAGTTTTCTAAATTGGGTTTGTAG
- a CDS encoding DUF2029 domain-containing protein produces MNQPKNTLQRLWDWLTPNRIALLYGIAFILASVAQYFKPQTGEYTNYNNYIIFKQAFFHLLDGKDLYIMYPAECWDLFKYSPAFALFMGVFAWLPDIAGLTLWNLLNAMVLWYGFATIPQATNRQKTFMLLFVFIELLTSIQNAQSNGLIAGLILLAFNKLENGDVRWSSLFITLTVFIKLFGLVAFALFLLYKQKPKFILWSIAWTLLLLVLPIVVSGYDGLLAQYQSWWKMLKEDHSASVGLSVMGWLQTWFGYNGSKTLITLGGVALFCLPLIKVQRYSDYTFRLLLTASVLLWVIIFNHKAESPTFVIAIAGAALWYFMQPKNTVALVMIALAFIFTSLSPTDLFPPPVRKQFIEPYVLKAVPCIFIWGVLIYQMMFKKYKNA; encoded by the coding sequence ATGAATCAACCAAAAAACACCCTGCAACGGCTGTGGGATTGGCTAACGCCCAACCGCATCGCCTTGCTGTACGGTATTGCTTTTATTTTGGCCTCGGTGGCGCAATATTTTAAGCCGCAAACAGGAGAATACACCAACTACAATAATTACATCATTTTTAAACAGGCCTTTTTTCACCTGTTGGATGGTAAAGATTTGTATATAATGTACCCTGCTGAGTGTTGGGACTTGTTTAAATACAGCCCTGCCTTTGCTTTGTTTATGGGGGTGTTTGCATGGCTGCCCGATATTGCAGGGCTAACTCTTTGGAACCTGCTAAATGCTATGGTGCTGTGGTATGGTTTTGCCACAATACCCCAAGCCACTAACAGGCAAAAAACCTTTATGCTGCTTTTTGTATTTATTGAGTTGCTCACCAGCATACAAAACGCGCAAAGCAACGGCCTGATAGCAGGATTGATACTATTGGCATTTAACAAACTGGAAAACGGAGATGTACGGTGGTCGTCGTTGTTTATCACCCTTACCGTATTTATAAAACTGTTTGGCTTAGTAGCTTTTGCACTGTTTTTGCTATACAAGCAGAAGCCGAAGTTTATACTTTGGAGCATAGCGTGGACACTATTATTGTTGGTATTACCAATTGTTGTAAGTGGTTACGACGGGCTGCTGGCACAATACCAAAGTTGGTGGAAGATGCTGAAAGAAGACCACAGCGCATCCGTAGGATTATCAGTTATGGGGTGGTTACAAACGTGGTTTGGCTACAATGGTAGCAAAACATTGATAACATTGGGTGGTGTGGCATTATTTTGCCTTCCGTTGATAAAAGTGCAACGATACAGCGATTACACCTTCCGTTTACTGCTAACAGCCTCAGTGCTGCTATGGGTAATTATATTTAACCACAAGGCAGAGTCGCCAACGTTTGTGATAGCCATTGCGGGTGCGGCTCTCTGGTATTTTATGCAGCCTAAAAACACGGTCGCATTAGTAATGATAGCGTTAGCATTTATATTCACCTCACTATCACCTACCGATTTGTTTCCGCCGCCTGTGCGCAAGCAATTCATAGAGCCGTATGTATTAAAAGCAGTACCCTGCATATTTATTTGGGGGGTGCTTATTTACCAAATGATGTTTAAGAAATATAAAAACGCATGA